A genomic window from Sulfurimonas paralvinellae includes:
- a CDS encoding sensor domain-containing diguanylate cyclase produces MFYKNFFKNNRRPLLISLIFFAVVEAVILLSTSYLKQKDINYYLDIFTNNLETNINMTNAHLSELTQSFYDFKINNPKVDAIMAKAAATQDKHERDRLRKELFRLLNDDYKKMHHYGIRQLHFHLPNSISFLRFHRPNKYGDSLQNVRETIDYVNKRRIPISAFEEGRIFNGFRNVYPIFHDGEFVGTVELSFSFLAMQEFLTKTDHTSYLFLIKQEVVNKKVFTSEKRNYQKSEFDGFDYDKATLSKSMQMRLNKMFSINKAISKQVAQRVAKGESFSIYFHQNDIYNDSPIIISFIAVPNLDSKTVAYILNYQFGDTLKILIKNSHMIFIILSLLLIFISLILFIYFYNDEKRRAKIFQDATHDALTGLYNRHAVNYFFKQKIDESKRYHKPLSIIFCDIDFFKKINDTYGHDIGDYVLKGIAAILQNHLRSSDISARWGGEEFIIFLPETSLEEAVAIAQKLRKIIEASLFSSIETTTCSFGVTQLREDDTSDSLLKRVDELLYRAKENGRNRVEND; encoded by the coding sequence ATGTTCTACAAAAACTTTTTTAAAAATAACCGACGCCCTCTGCTTATCAGCCTGATCTTCTTTGCAGTAGTGGAGGCCGTAATCCTTCTCTCTACAAGTTACCTTAAACAAAAAGATATAAATTACTACCTCGATATCTTTACCAATAACCTTGAAACAAATATTAACATGACAAATGCACATCTCAGTGAATTGACGCAAAGCTTCTATGACTTTAAGATAAATAACCCAAAAGTTGACGCTATCATGGCTAAAGCAGCAGCAACACAGGACAAGCATGAACGAGATAGACTTCGCAAAGAGCTTTTTAGATTACTGAATGATGACTATAAAAAAATGCATCATTACGGCATACGACAGCTTCATTTTCATCTTCCGAACTCTATCAGTTTTTTGCGTTTTCACAGACCAAACAAATATGGGGATTCACTTCAAAATGTCCGCGAGACCATCGATTATGTCAACAAAAGAAGAATTCCCATCAGTGCATTTGAAGAGGGGCGGATTTTCAATGGCTTTCGCAACGTGTATCCAATCTTTCACGATGGAGAGTTTGTCGGTACAGTTGAGCTTTCCTTCTCTTTTCTGGCAATGCAGGAGTTCTTGACAAAAACAGACCATACCTCCTATCTCTTTCTCATCAAGCAAGAAGTTGTCAATAAAAAAGTTTTTACAAGCGAAAAGAGGAACTATCAAAAAAGTGAGTTTGACGGTTTTGACTACGATAAAGCTACATTAAGTAAAAGCATGCAGATGCGGCTTAACAAAATGTTTAGCATCAATAAAGCAATCTCCAAACAAGTAGCACAAAGAGTTGCCAAGGGAGAGTCATTTTCGATCTATTTTCATCAAAATGACATCTACAATGATAGCCCTATCATTATCTCTTTCATTGCCGTACCGAACCTTGACAGCAAGACAGTGGCCTACATTCTCAACTATCAGTTTGGCGATACACTTAAAATTTTAATCAAAAATTCACATATGATTTTTATTATTCTCTCTTTACTCCTAATTTTTATCTCTCTTATCTTGTTTATCTATTTTTATAATGATGAGAAGAGGAGAGCAAAGATATTTCAAGATGCGACACATGACGCATTGACAGGTCTTTACAATCGTCATGCGGTCAATTACTTCTTCAAACAGAAAATAGATGAATCAAAACGCTATCATAAACCACTGAGCATCATTTTTTGCGACATCGATTTTTTTAAAAAAATCAATGATACCTATGGACATGACATCGGAGATTATGTTCTAAAAGGTATCGCAGCCATACTACAAAACCATCTTCGTTCAAGTGATATATCTGCCAGATGGGGAGGAGAGGAGTTCATCATTTTCTTACCGGAAACATCTCTTGAAGAAGCTGTTGCCATCGCTCAAAAACTACGCAAGATCATCGAAGCATCACTCTTTAGCTCCATCGAGACAACTACCTGCAGTTTTGGTGTTACACAACTACGAGAAGATGACACTTCTGACTCTCTGCTCAAACGAGTTGATGAGCTGCTCTATAGAGCAAAAGAAAACGGAAGAAATCGTGTTGAGAACGACTAG
- a CDS encoding ABC transporter ATP-binding protein, translating to MKNRSVDIRTIFKLALHHKKAFIYGQLITLAAIIISIPVPLMLPVMVDEVLLHKPHYIVPAIDKLFGSGSAFYYIALVAAVVIFLRFLYYFLTVVTTKIFTKISKYVTFMIRRHLLTHLQYTSMNAYETLGSGAITANLITDIDTLDAFIMNSASKFVASVLTLLAVGIVMIAIDPILGILILFVQPLIMFISKKMSTRIGELKAKENQAIAEFQEDVGETLELFGQIKASNKEEYFFSKSIEQAKKIKETSNAFGFKSVAYEKLSYTIFLSVFELIRATGLLLVAYSDLSIGMMFAMFGYIWFIMTPVQDILSMQYSYASAKAALGRINKVLTLKHEANGREKIQTKALDISLSNLSFSYESSDKEVLKDITFDVPYGSKIALIGASGSGKTTLAQIISGFYEKKSGTLAYNNIEIENLDRHSLRAKIFLVLQMPILFNATLRFNITMGNENIDDTALIRALETAQLSEMLAGMPDGLDTIVGHHGIRLSGGQRQRLSIARMIVADPSVVIFDESTSALDVHTETKLFVALEPLLKDKTVITIAHRLSTVKNADRIYVLNEGKIVQQGTHEELEQQEGHYYEFIKEQLL from the coding sequence ATGAAAAACAGATCTGTAGACATTCGAACCATTTTCAAACTTGCCCTGCATCATAAAAAAGCTTTTATCTACGGGCAGCTTATAACACTGGCAGCCATCATCATAAGCATACCTGTTCCTTTGATGCTTCCTGTAATGGTCGATGAAGTACTTCTGCATAAGCCGCACTACATCGTTCCGGCGATCGATAAACTCTTTGGCAGCGGTTCCGCATTTTACTACATCGCACTTGTTGCCGCCGTTGTTATATTTTTACGCTTTTTATACTATTTTCTCACAGTTGTTACGACAAAGATCTTTACAAAAATATCCAAATATGTAACCTTCATGATACGTAGACACCTGCTCACACACCTGCAGTATACCTCAATGAATGCCTATGAAACACTAGGAAGCGGTGCTATCACGGCTAACCTCATCACTGACATCGATACACTCGATGCCTTCATCATGAATTCGGCTTCAAAGTTTGTCGCTTCCGTTTTAACACTTTTAGCCGTCGGTATTGTCATGATAGCCATTGATCCGATACTGGGTATTTTGATTCTTTTCGTTCAGCCGCTTATCATGTTCATCAGCAAAAAAATGTCGACTCGTATCGGTGAGCTTAAAGCCAAAGAGAACCAAGCCATCGCCGAGTTTCAAGAAGATGTCGGTGAGACACTTGAGCTTTTTGGACAGATAAAAGCGAGCAACAAAGAGGAGTATTTTTTCTCAAAATCCATAGAGCAGGCAAAAAAGATAAAAGAGACTTCCAATGCTTTTGGATTTAAAAGTGTCGCCTATGAAAAGCTCTCCTACACAATCTTTCTCTCCGTTTTTGAGCTTATTCGTGCTACGGGACTGTTGCTTGTTGCCTACAGTGATTTGAGCATCGGTATGATGTTTGCGATGTTTGGCTACATCTGGTTTATCATGACGCCTGTTCAGGATATTCTCTCCATGCAATACAGCTATGCTTCGGCAAAGGCAGCACTTGGGCGTATCAATAAAGTGCTCACCCTCAAACATGAAGCAAACGGCAGAGAAAAGATACAAACTAAAGCCCTTGACATTTCACTAAGTAATCTTTCTTTTTCTTATGAAAGCAGTGACAAAGAGGTCCTCAAAGATATCACTTTTGACGTCCCTTACGGCTCAAAAATAGCGCTCATCGGTGCAAGCGGCAGCGGTAAAACGACACTCGCACAGATAATCTCAGGGTTTTATGAAAAAAAATCCGGCACTCTGGCTTACAACAATATAGAAATCGAAAATCTCGACAGACACTCCCTGAGAGCGAAGATATTTCTTGTCCTGCAGATGCCCATTCTTTTCAATGCAACGCTGCGGTTTAACATAACCATGGGAAATGAGAACATCGATGATACAGCTTTGATTCGTGCTCTTGAGACTGCCCAGCTCTCTGAAATGTTAGCGGGTATGCCCGATGGTCTTGACACTATAGTAGGACATCACGGCATCCGACTCTCAGGCGGGCAGCGACAGCGTTTGAGCATCGCCCGCATGATTGTTGCCGACCCGAGCGTCGTCATCTTCGATGAATCAACCTCTGCACTCGATGTTCATACCGAGACAAAACTCTTTGTAGCCCTTGAGCCTCTGCTCAAAGACAAAACAGTTATCACCATTGCCCACCGCCTCAGCACCGTAAAAAATGCCGACAGGATCTATGTGCTCAATGAGGGCAAGATAGTCCAGCAGGGAACACATGAAGAGCTAGAACAACAAGAAGGCCACTACTATGAATTTATCAAAGAGCAACTGCTATGA
- a CDS encoding A/G-specific adenine glycosylase translates to MMHSKLLEWYKNYGRHELPWRNTDNIYHIYLSEIMLQQTQVSRVRDEFYPNFLEKFPTLKALADAKEEDVLAAWSGLGYYSRARNLHKTAKLTHKNFPTEYEELLQLPGIGSYTASAVCSFGYHQNVVVIDTNIKRVLKRFYALPNPSDKELADKAQKLLNHKEPRAHNLALMDLGSLICIPKEPSCESCPLRESCQGKSEPELYSKTKKTQYESMDLFYGIWIQEGKIALTQSEGSMYKNMLTLPSIDPIEENYITSFKHAYTKYRLTVKLYHGNELPQQKLFWKSFEELPTLPISSLTKKALKLL, encoded by the coding sequence ATGATGCACAGTAAGCTTTTAGAGTGGTACAAAAATTACGGCAGACATGAACTTCCATGGAGAAACACCGACAATATCTACCATATCTACCTCAGCGAGATAATGCTGCAGCAGACGCAGGTAAGCCGTGTACGTGATGAGTTCTATCCGAATTTTTTAGAGAAATTTCCAACGCTCAAAGCCCTTGCAGATGCAAAAGAAGAAGATGTTCTTGCAGCATGGAGCGGTCTGGGCTACTACTCACGTGCGCGAAATCTGCATAAAACAGCAAAGCTCACGCACAAAAATTTTCCCACCGAGTATGAAGAGCTGTTACAACTTCCCGGAATCGGCAGTTACACGGCATCCGCCGTTTGTTCTTTTGGCTACCATCAAAATGTTGTCGTCATCGACACCAACATTAAAAGAGTTCTCAAACGTTTCTACGCCCTGCCAAATCCAAGCGACAAAGAGCTTGCCGACAAAGCACAGAAACTGCTCAACCATAAAGAACCGCGAGCACACAATCTCGCACTGATGGATCTGGGATCGCTTATCTGCATACCAAAAGAGCCAAGCTGTGAGAGCTGTCCGCTGCGTGAGAGTTGTCAGGGAAAAAGTGAGCCGGAGCTCTACAGTAAAACAAAAAAAACACAGTATGAATCTATGGATCTTTTTTACGGAATATGGATTCAAGAAGGGAAAATAGCTCTCACGCAATCAGAAGGAAGTATGTACAAAAACATGCTCACACTTCCAAGTATAGACCCCATTGAAGAGAATTACATTACATCTTTCAAACATGCCTACACCAAGTACCGTCTTACCGTCAAACTCTATCATGGCAATGAGCTGCCGCAGCAAAAGCTCTTTTGGAAAAGTTTTGAAGAGCTGCCAACCCTGCCAATATCTTCTTTGACAAAAAAAGCACTGAAGCTCTTATAA